The genomic stretch TCAAAAATCAACTATAACGGGATTAGCCATTTTCTCTGATTGTGGTGGTACTAATGGTTCTGGGTATTATGATTTAAATGGGAACCTAAATTGTGATGGTAGCGGGTATACTGCAATAACCTTCAATAAAAATGATACTGAACTTAATTGTATGGGATATACTATAACAGGTGATGGTGCCGGCGGTCTTGACACTATTGTTATAAACTCTGTTAATAGCAACTTCACAATAAGAAACTGCACTTTAACAAGTGGAAGATATAACTTAAGACTTATGTCATCCGACAATATAATAATCAGGGATTCCAGTATAACCAGCGGCTCAACCAAAGACATCAACGTAACAAACTCCATCAACAACACCTTCCTCAATGTAACCTTCTCAACTGTAACTGTTGGATCAAACTCCAACTTCTCACGACAGTGGTATCTCGAAATCCAATCCAATTGGTCAAATGGAACTGTGATCCCTTATGCTAATGTCACAGCATTCAATTCAACATCCGGCACAGTGTCAACTATGAACTTTACAGGAACAGCAAATGCAACTGGATTTTTAAGATTAAATGTAACGGAGTACATCAATAATGGCGGAACGTTCATAAATTATTCCGGCTATAATGTATCTGCAACAGACGGAACAAATACAAATAGTTCTGGAGCAATAATAAATATGTCAACAAACAGATTAGTGAACATTGTTGTAGGCGTTCCAGCTGCCGCTTCAAACACCCCTCCAGCAACTCCTCTCCTTGCTTATCCTTTGAATAATTCCCAGATCAACAACACGCAGCTGATAAACTTCACATTCAATGTTACAGACGCTGAAAACTCGACATTGAACTGCTCATTGTTCATAGACAGCGCTTATAACGCATCAAACACAACAACCTTGAACAACACAATGACAAACTTCACAATAAGCTTGTCTTATGGCTACCATAATTACAGCATCAACTGCTCTGACTCGCAGTACATAAATTCATCCCAGGCTTATTACTTCTCAATAAATGACACAATTGCGCCGTCATGGAGCAATAATTTAACAAATGCCACTTTATTAAAAACAAACCAGACAGTTTACTTCAGCATAAATGTCAGCGACAATCTTGCATTGAATTACTCAATTTTCAGCTTTGACAACGGAACAGGCGCATTAGTAAATGAAACAGCAATTCCATTAAATCTTACCGCTTCGATAAAAATAAACATAACAAAGCAGATCACAGCAGCAAAAGGGCAGAATATAAGCTGGACATGGTATGCCAATGATTCTTCTAATAATTGGAACCAAACAACTGTATGGAACTTAACAATACAAAACACTGCGCCAACACATTCTACTCCATTACTTAACTCTTCAATGAAATTAAACAAAACAAATGAAACTTTGCAATGCTTCAATCAAACAACGAATGATGTTGATGCTGACGCAATAACAAACAAAATAAGATGGCTGAATAATTCAGCTGCAATTGCATCATTGGAAAATTTAACTTCAATAGGCCATGGCAATACAACAAAAGGCCAGAACTGGACTTGCGAAGTTACGCCTTATGATGGAACTGATTATGGGACTGCATTAAATTCATCAATATTGACAATAGCAAACGCAGCCCCAATCCTCAATGCATCAATTCCAGACAAATCATGGAGCGAAGCAGGTGCTGTGACAATCAATCTTTCGCTTTATTTCAAAGATATAGACAATGATGATATGAACTATAGTTCAACAACGCCTTCAGATATTTCAGTATCAATAGATCAAACAACAAATATTGCAACATTAACAGCAATTGGCAGATGGTATGGCGAGGAATTTAT from Candidatus Woesearchaeota archaeon encodes the following:
- a CDS encoding myxococcus cysteine-rich repeat containing protein encodes the protein MTLTVKDVDKETWRRFAAYCKLKNTKVGKELTDLLSKYLESNFNKLLKNKKAQLGHLSIILAGFLIVFMVGLLVFQKSTITGLAIFSDCGGTNGSGYYDLNGNLNCDGSGYTAITFNKNDTELNCMGYTITGDGAGGLDTIVINSVNSNFTIRNCTLTSGRYNLRLMSSDNIIIRDSSITSGSTKDINVTNSINNTFLNVTFSTVTVGSNSNFSRQWYLEIQSNWSNGTVIPYANVTAFNSTSGTVSTMNFTGTANATGFLRLNVTEYINNGGTFINYSGYNVSATDGTNTNSSGAIINMSTNRLVNIVVGVPAAASNTPPATPLLAYPLNNSQINNTQLINFTFNVTDAENSTLNCSLFIDSAYNASNTTTLNNTMTNFTISLSYGYHNYSINCSDSQYINSSQAYYFSINDTIAPSWSNNLTNATLLKTNQTVYFSINVSDNLALNYSIFSFDNGTGALVNETAIPLNLTASIKINITKQITAAKGQNISWTWYANDSSNNWNQTTVWNLTIQNTAPTHSTPLLNSSMKLNKTNETLQCFNQTTNDVDADAITNKIRWLNNSAAIASLENLTSIGHGNTTKGQNWTCEVTPYDGTDYGTALNSSILTIANAAPILNASIPDKSWSEAGAVTINLSLYFKDIDNDDMNYSSTTPSDISVSIDQTTNIATLTAIGRWYGEEFITFNATDSSLNATSNNATLNVANAIRCGDGNKEGSEECDDSNTNSGDGCSASCAAESGGGGGSGGGGTTTQPKQEKTQTPPTEQPQTPTLEQPKPIEQPAETIEQPSDEQAKDFIEEIIKITDPSMALELVSEKTNEIINKYFETSRNVKINRTFEYNETENSTIIRLRITPEKKLYNFSLYEKIPKCIALLIKAGIKPKGIEFYNSDYEVINEDPLIMWHFDVLEEPTEIGYKVDKKLLEDCEKLLIALGIAEKIEGVTEEKPAQIKKPNLFANMMVGLKTKEGQISLIKTSSPILVVLLLIYAIIFFSKFQPAPEHHVKKLAEWIKKAHEKGLAPKHTRKILKKAGWPSHTIHHAHIHAKRKN